In one window of Tripterygium wilfordii isolate XIE 37 chromosome 1, ASM1340144v1, whole genome shotgun sequence DNA:
- the LOC120002237 gene encoding uncharacterized protein LOC120002237: MSRSCICFSLFLILFTLLATAILGEEDGLVANGDFETPPSDGFPSDALIDSPKEVPGWKSNGTVELIEAGQKQGAMILIVPQGRHAVRLGNEAEISQELTVEKGSIYSVTFSAGRTCAQLESLNVSVPPASQTIDLQTLYNVQGWDPYAWAFEAEEDKVQLVFRNTGMEDDPSCGPIIDDIAIKKLFTPDKPKDNAVLNGDFEEGPWMFRNLSLGVLLPTNLDEETTSLPGWIVESNRAVRYIDSYHYSVPQGKRAVELLSGKEGIISQMVETKPDEQYTMTFAVGHADDKCKQPLAVMAFAGDQAQNVHYTPNSNSTFQSANLNFTARAERTRIAFLSVYYNTRTDDMSSLCGPVIDDVRVLVSGSNVNGLGLGLVLWVFVLFLV, from the exons atgagCAGAAGTTGCATatgtttctctctgtttctcatcCTCTTTACTCTCTTGGCTACTGCCATACTAGGAGAAGAAGATG GTTTAGTGGCAAACGGTGATTTTGAGACCCCTCCATCGGACGGCTTCCCTAGCGACGCCTTGATAGACAGTCCCAAAGAGGTTCCGGGCTGGAAATCAAACGGTACCGTTGAGCTTATCGAGGCGGGGCAGAAACAGGGTGCGATGATCCTCATCGTGCCGCAAGGTAGACACGCAGTACGATTGGGGAACGAAGCGGAGATCAGCCAAGAATTAACGGTCGAGAAGGGATCGATATACTCGGTCACGTTCAGCGCGGGCCGCACGTGTGCACAGCTGGAGTCGCTTAACGTTTCCGTGCCACCTGCATCGCAGACGATAGACCTTCAGACATTGTATAATGTGCAAGGGTGGGACCCTTACGCGTGGGCTTTTGAGGCCGAAGAAGATAAGGTGCAGTTGGTTTTTAGAAATACGGGCATGGAAGATGATCCAAGTTGTGGGCCCATCATTGATGACATCGCCATCAAGAAACTTTTCACTCCTGATAAGcccaaag ATAATGCAGTACTAAATGGTGATTTTGAAGAAGGGCCATGGATGTTCAGAAACCTCTCTTTAGGTGTCTTGCTACCAACAAACCTTGATGAAGAAACCACATCGTTACCCGGCTGGATCGTGGAGTCGAACCGGGCCGTCCGCTACATCGACTCCTACCATTACTCTGTTCCACAGGGCAAACGGGCAGTTGAATTGTTATCAGGTAAAGAAGGAATAATTTCTCAGATGGTTGAGACCAAACCAGATGAGCAATACACAATGACATTTGCAGTTGGCCATGCCGATGACAAATGCAAGCAACCACTAGCCGTCATGGCGTTCGCCGGTGACCAGGCCCAGAATGTCCATTACACGCCCAATTCCAACTCTACCTTTCAATCGGCTAATCTGAACTTCACTGCCAGGGCCGAGAGGACTCGGATTGCATTCCTTAGCGTTTACTACAATACTAGGACGGATGATATGAGTTCACTTTGTGGGCCTGTGATTGATGATGTTAGGGTTCTGGTTTCTGGGTCCAATGTaaatgggcttgggcttgggcttgtgTTGTgggtgtttgttttgtttttggtttag
- the LOC119996824 gene encoding la-related protein 6A isoform X2 produces MEGQAGPVAAADVAVSSSPPPHDLDSTTVESSNMDVADVHPPPYDDDQEHGHDNDHGGDGDQSTATGDPTDDLKRKIIKQVEYYFSDENLPTDKYLLSLIKKNKEGFVPISVIASFRKMKKLSRDYLLITAALRESSLLVVSSDAKKVKRIHPLPFNEARDPKFCTVLVENLPEDHSVENIRRIFCAVGNIKNISIRDSNVSEDQKKMVSHKLHALVEYEALEAAEKAVTTLNNKDDWRNGMRVKLYKMVGKNAHRRQAWKESDSEKNGTAHATKQTVDEETRNLSEHHDDSPDEEDGEQLPKEKNGQKGRYQGRSRRNKYHVTNGAGHGTTHSSHVEASKRPPGPRMPDGTRGFPLGRGRPIVSNES; encoded by the exons ATGGAGGGTCAAGCTGGACCGGTCGCCGCCGCCGATGTCGCGGTCTCTTCGTCTCCGCCGCCGCATGATCTTGACTCCACAACCGTTGAATCGTCGAATATGGATGTCGCGGATGTTCATCCTCCGCCGTATGATGACGATCAGGAGCATGGTCATGATAATGATCATGGTGGCGATGGAGACCAGTCTACTGCGACTGGTGATCCAACCGATGATCTCAAGCGTAAGATTATCAAGCAG GTGGAATATTATTTTAGTGACGAGAATTTGCCAACTGACAAATACCTATTGAGTTTGATTAAGAAGAATAAAGAAGGTTTTG TTCCAATCTCAGTTATAGCTTCATTCCGGAAAATGAAAAAGCTCTCTCGAGATTATCTATTGATTACTGCTGCACTCAGGGAGTCTTCCCTCCTT GTTGTAAGTTCAGATGCGAAGAAGGTGAAACGCATTCATCCTCTTCCCTTTAATGAGGCCAGGGATCCTAAG TTTTGCACTGTCTTGGTAGAGAATCTCCCAGAGGATCATTCCGTGGAAAACATTCGGAGAATTTTTTGTGCAGTGGGAAA TATAAAGAATATAAGCATTCGTGACTCAAATGTTTCAGAAGACCAAAAAAAGATGGTTAGTCACAAG CTACATGCACTCGTGGAGTATGAAGCCTTAGAGGCTGCCGAGAAAGCT GTGACTACTCTGAATAATAAGGATGACTGGAGGAACGGTATGCGGGTCAAGCTTTACAAGATGGTG GGAAAAAATGCCCATAGAAGACAAGCTTGGAAGGAATCTGACTCTGAGAAAAATGGCACTGCTCATGCTACTAAACAAACAGTAGATGAGGAGACTCGGAACTTGAGTGAGCATCACGATGATTCACCTGATGAAGAG GATGGGGAACAATTACCCAAGGAGAAAAATGGACAGAAAGGTCGATATCAAGGACGATCTAGGAGGAACAAATATCATGTCACCAATGGGGCAG GCCATGGAACTACACATTCCAGTCATGTTGAAGCCTCAAAGCGACCTCCTGGCCCAAGAATGCCTGATGGAACCAGGGGATTCCCGTTGGGGAGGGGCCGACCAATTGTATCAAATGAAAGTTAG
- the LOC119996824 gene encoding la-related protein 6A isoform X1, with product MEGQAGPVAAADVAVSSSPPPHDLDSTTVESSNMDVADVHPPPYDDDQEHGHDNDHGGDGDQSTATGDPTDDLKRKIIKQVEYYFSDENLPTDKYLLSLIKKNKEGFVPISVIASFRKMKKLSRDYLLITAALRESSLLVVSSDAKKVKRIHPLPFNEARDPKFCTVLVENLPEDHSVENIRRIFCAVGNIKNISIRDSNVSEDQKKMVSHKLHALVEYEALEAAEKAVTTLNNKDDWRNGMRVKLYKMVGKNAHRRQAWKESDSEKNGTAHATKQTVDEETRNLSEHHDDSPDEEGKVICSYIISISFQDGEQLPKEKNGQKGRYQGRSRRNKYHVTNGAGHGTTHSSHVEASKRPPGPRMPDGTRGFPLGRGRPIVSNES from the exons ATGGAGGGTCAAGCTGGACCGGTCGCCGCCGCCGATGTCGCGGTCTCTTCGTCTCCGCCGCCGCATGATCTTGACTCCACAACCGTTGAATCGTCGAATATGGATGTCGCGGATGTTCATCCTCCGCCGTATGATGACGATCAGGAGCATGGTCATGATAATGATCATGGTGGCGATGGAGACCAGTCTACTGCGACTGGTGATCCAACCGATGATCTCAAGCGTAAGATTATCAAGCAG GTGGAATATTATTTTAGTGACGAGAATTTGCCAACTGACAAATACCTATTGAGTTTGATTAAGAAGAATAAAGAAGGTTTTG TTCCAATCTCAGTTATAGCTTCATTCCGGAAAATGAAAAAGCTCTCTCGAGATTATCTATTGATTACTGCTGCACTCAGGGAGTCTTCCCTCCTT GTTGTAAGTTCAGATGCGAAGAAGGTGAAACGCATTCATCCTCTTCCCTTTAATGAGGCCAGGGATCCTAAG TTTTGCACTGTCTTGGTAGAGAATCTCCCAGAGGATCATTCCGTGGAAAACATTCGGAGAATTTTTTGTGCAGTGGGAAA TATAAAGAATATAAGCATTCGTGACTCAAATGTTTCAGAAGACCAAAAAAAGATGGTTAGTCACAAG CTACATGCACTCGTGGAGTATGAAGCCTTAGAGGCTGCCGAGAAAGCT GTGACTACTCTGAATAATAAGGATGACTGGAGGAACGGTATGCGGGTCAAGCTTTACAAGATGGTG GGAAAAAATGCCCATAGAAGACAAGCTTGGAAGGAATCTGACTCTGAGAAAAATGGCACTGCTCATGCTACTAAACAAACAGTAGATGAGGAGACTCGGAACTTGAGTGAGCATCACGATGATTCACCTGATGAAGAG GGAAAGGTTATCTGCAGCTACATCATTTCTATTTCATTTCAGGATGGGGAACAATTACCCAAGGAGAAAAATGGACAGAAAGGTCGATATCAAGGACGATCTAGGAGGAACAAATATCATGTCACCAATGGGGCAG GCCATGGAACTACACATTCCAGTCATGTTGAAGCCTCAAAGCGACCTCCTGGCCCAAGAATGCCTGATGGAACCAGGGGATTCCCGTTGGGGAGGGGCCGACCAATTGTATCAAATGAAAGTTAG